In Pseudomonadota bacterium, a genomic segment contains:
- a CDS encoding crotonase/enoyl-CoA hydratase family protein has protein sequence MGSEEGYIHTRREGSVFEMIIDRPLKLNGFTPKMFRELIEAYQAYEWDPTSRCAVVTANGEHFTAGLDLQKMVPHLSDDYILTKKEEIDLFGLRPPYRTKPIIYAVKGICFTLGIELMLAADIVVAASNSRFAQIEVKRGIMPTGGATTRMVSRSGWGNAMRYLLTGEEFDVDTAKSLGFVQEVVNSGEERLRALSLAQSLCNCAPLAIKAIIQNAQAGLMHGQSYAHAGLGSAQRELVNTKDFKEGVSSFREKRDPKFCGE, from the coding sequence ATGGGTTCTGAGGAAGGATATATCCACACGCGACGTGAAGGTAGCGTGTTTGAAATGATTATTGATCGCCCACTTAAATTGAACGGGTTTACGCCTAAAATGTTTCGGGAATTAATTGAAGCCTATCAAGCGTATGAGTGGGACCCTACATCCCGATGTGCAGTCGTGACCGCGAACGGAGAGCATTTTACTGCGGGCCTTGATCTTCAAAAAATGGTCCCGCATCTGTCGGATGATTATATCCTGACTAAAAAAGAGGAAATCGATCTTTTTGGGTTACGACCACCATACCGCACAAAACCGATTATTTATGCGGTTAAAGGTATTTGTTTCACACTAGGTATTGAGCTGATGTTGGCGGCCGATATCGTCGTTGCTGCATCAAATTCTCGATTTGCACAGATTGAAGTAAAGCGAGGAATTATGCCAACTGGTGGTGCAACAACCCGTATGGTTTCTAGGTCAGGTTGGGGTAATGCGATGCGTTATTTACTCACTGGAGAGGAGTTTGATGTTGATACCGCTAAGTCGCTCGGATTTGTTCAGGAGGTGGTGAATTCAGGTGAGGAACGTTTACGTGCATTATCTCTGGCGCAAAGTTTATGTAATTGCGCACCTCTCGCGATTAAAGCGATCATCCAGAATGCCCAAGCTGGACTTATGCATGGGCAGTCCTACGCGCACGCTGGGCTCGGTTCTGCCCAAAGAGAGTTAGTCAACACAAAGGATTTTAAAGAGGGGGTCAGTAGCTTTCGAGAGAAGCGTGATCCAAAATTCTGCGGTGAGTAA
- a CDS encoding class I SAM-dependent methyltransferase, translated as MVNQTLHTLVNEHYGNEGLLDRILAAALDAGIVLNEARSSDFSSVSEFHIGGRGATIELATMAQLRTGDKVLDIGSGLGGPARTLAEEFGAIVEGVDLTHEFCVVANELTRMTGLTEKAKFFQGDALNLPGEPNSYDVVWTQQSCMNIDDKDRMLSEAFRVLKPGGTYVFQEVLAGAQGSAIQFPVPWARETNMSFLWAPEAIRNSILNCGFIEQIWKNATSQYMEEYRALAKNTSDVLKRPIMGVHLMLGGQSSVMRQNVVENIDQGLIAVYQGVFKKL; from the coding sequence ATGGTTAATCAAACGTTACATACGTTGGTGAATGAGCATTATGGTAATGAAGGGCTTCTGGATAGAATTCTTGCCGCAGCGCTTGATGCTGGAATTGTGTTGAATGAAGCTCGCTCTAGTGATTTTTCCTCTGTTTCTGAGTTTCACATTGGTGGTCGAGGAGCAACAATCGAGTTAGCAACAATGGCTCAATTACGAACTGGAGACAAAGTCCTTGATATTGGTTCTGGGTTGGGTGGTCCGGCTCGGACGCTAGCAGAGGAATTTGGAGCTATTGTTGAAGGCGTCGATTTAACGCACGAATTTTGTGTGGTTGCGAATGAATTAACTCGAATGACAGGTCTTACGGAGAAAGCAAAATTTTTCCAAGGTGATGCCCTTAATTTGCCAGGTGAACCGAATAGTTACGATGTGGTTTGGACACAACAATCTTGCATGAACATCGACGATAAAGATCGAATGTTGTCCGAGGCATTTCGAGTGCTCAAGCCTGGTGGTACTTATGTCTTTCAGGAGGTGCTCGCTGGTGCTCAAGGCAGCGCCATCCAGTTCCCAGTCCCTTGGGCGCGAGAAACGAACATGAGTTTCCTTTGGGCGCCAGAGGCAATTAGAAATTCGATTTTGAACTGCGGGTTTATCGAACAGATATGGAAGAATGCGACGAGCCAATACATGGAGGAGTACCGAGCGCTTGCAAAGAATACTAGTGATGTCTTGAAACGTCCAATTATGGGCGTACACCTTATGCTGGGAGGGCAGTCTTCAGTGATGAGACAAAACGTAGTTGAAAATATAGATCAGGGATTGATTGCTGTTTATCAGGGTGTATTTAAAAAATTGTAA
- a CDS encoding SDR family NAD(P)-dependent oxidoreductase, whose protein sequence is MSRLSHKVAIITGASNGIGAAAARRFVAEGAKVFLIGRNEKALQDLLTELTAEKSDVMVGDVALESTNKNMVEACRSRFGEPDIALINAGIEGAAALIPDYPTNVFDDVIAINVRGVFLGLKHTIPLMTSKGGSIIITSSVAGLKARGLGNSAYVASKHAEIGLMRTAAIENASSNIRVNCVLPGPTETRMMRSIEENRSPGSAELAKKDVLKGIPLGRYGTPEEVVNMITFLASDESSACTGGVYTVDGGVSAY, encoded by the coding sequence ATGTCTCGATTAAGTCATAAGGTTGCGATTATTACTGGTGCCAGTAATGGTATTGGAGCTGCAGCTGCTCGGCGTTTCGTTGCTGAGGGCGCAAAAGTTTTTTTGATTGGAAGAAATGAGAAGGCTCTGCAGGATTTACTGACGGAGCTCACGGCTGAGAAAAGTGATGTGATGGTTGGCGATGTTGCTCTTGAGAGCACGAATAAAAATATGGTTGAGGCGTGTCGTAGTCGATTTGGCGAGCCTGATATTGCTTTAATTAATGCAGGTATTGAGGGGGCTGCAGCGCTCATACCTGATTACCCTACAAACGTTTTTGATGACGTTATCGCGATTAATGTGCGCGGCGTTTTTCTCGGGCTCAAGCATACGATTCCACTCATGACTTCGAAGGGAGGAAGTATTATTATCACTTCTTCTGTTGCTGGACTTAAGGCACGTGGACTTGGAAACTCTGCCTATGTAGCCAGTAAGCATGCTGAAATAGGGCTAATGAGGACCGCAGCGATAGAAAATGCGTCGAGTAATATTCGAGTCAATTGTGTTTTGCCTGGACCAACTGAAACGAGAATGATGCGCTCTATTGAAGAAAATCGGTCTCCCGGATCTGCTGAGCTAGCAAAGAAAGATGTTTTGAAGGGTATCCCATTGGGCCGTTACGGAACGCCGGAAGAAGTCGTGAACATGATTACATTTTTGGCATCGGATGAGTCAAGCGCTTGTACTGGCGGAGTTTATACCGTTGACGGCGGAGTATCGGCCTACTGA
- a CDS encoding dienelactone hydrolase family protein, with product MAGHWIDIEANDGASFSGYLSIPRIGKGPGIILCQEIFGVNPYIQSVADYYAEEGYVVFAPDLFWRIEPGVQLGYTEKDFERAFELFAQFDTDQGMHDISASVKALRAKPEVVGQLGALGFCLGGRLAYLAAARSGVDCAVAYYGVTIDEYLHEAKNINVPMALHFAENDQYAPMASVTNIQSAFKDHIETEIFVYPGVDHGFSRTESKHFHKPTAQLAHQRSIALFRKTMGPH from the coding sequence ATGGCGGGGCACTGGATTGATATCGAAGCAAACGACGGTGCATCATTTAGTGGGTACCTCTCCATTCCAAGAATCGGCAAAGGACCAGGCATTATCCTATGCCAAGAAATATTTGGGGTTAATCCGTACATCCAATCTGTAGCGGACTATTATGCTGAGGAAGGTTACGTGGTATTCGCACCGGACCTTTTCTGGCGCATTGAACCGGGCGTTCAGCTTGGCTATACCGAGAAAGACTTCGAAAGAGCCTTTGAACTCTTTGCGCAATTTGATACGGATCAAGGCATGCATGACATCAGTGCGTCTGTTAAAGCGCTACGAGCCAAACCCGAAGTTGTGGGTCAACTTGGGGCACTCGGATTTTGTTTAGGTGGCAGGCTTGCTTACTTGGCGGCCGCTCGATCAGGTGTTGATTGCGCAGTTGCCTATTATGGCGTGACCATTGATGAATATCTGCATGAAGCAAAAAATATCAACGTCCCAATGGCCTTACACTTTGCCGAGAACGATCAATATGCTCCTATGGCTTCGGTGACTAACATTCAATCTGCTTTTAAAGATCATATTGAGACCGAGATCTTTGTCTATCCAGGCGTTGATCACGGGTTTTCAAGAACCGAGTCTAAACACTTTCATAAACCAACAGCGCAGCTAGCTCATCAACGATCCATTGCCTTATTTCGTAAAACAATGGGGCCGCACTAA
- a CDS encoding phytanoyl-CoA dioxygenase family protein has protein sequence MNQAQLNCYRKDGFLSPIKVFSEEKAGLLRAQLEDYESMHGPVMKTPYRNKPHLIFPWVAEVIRDPKISDIVESILGPNLLVWGTNFFIKEPNDGTFVSWHQDSTYWGLSRPDVLTVWIALSPSRRANGAMKMVSGSHKLEQLAHTDTFEPGNLLTRGQKIDQQIADENVAWIELEPGEVSLHHVRIIHGSEANTSSDRRIGLAIRFIPTDLSQVNGVKDYATLVRGHDEYNHFEHEPCPKVSLGDSEIATHTRIVEESFKLFYQGTGREPKFGE, from the coding sequence ATGAATCAGGCACAGTTAAATTGTTATCGGAAGGACGGATTTTTATCCCCGATTAAAGTTTTTTCAGAGGAGAAAGCGGGATTATTGCGTGCGCAGCTCGAAGATTATGAATCAATGCACGGGCCCGTAATGAAAACCCCTTACCGAAATAAGCCGCATCTTATCTTTCCTTGGGTAGCTGAAGTCATTAGGGACCCCAAAATTTCAGATATTGTTGAAAGCATACTTGGACCAAACTTACTCGTATGGGGTACAAATTTTTTCATCAAAGAGCCAAATGACGGCACATTTGTTTCTTGGCATCAAGATTCGACTTATTGGGGCTTGTCGCGTCCTGATGTTCTAACTGTTTGGATTGCTTTAAGTCCGAGTCGACGCGCAAACGGTGCGATGAAAATGGTTTCAGGGAGTCACAAGCTGGAGCAGTTGGCACATACCGACACCTTTGAGCCGGGAAATTTATTGACCCGTGGACAAAAGATTGATCAGCAGATCGCAGATGAAAATGTGGCTTGGATTGAATTAGAACCAGGGGAAGTTTCCCTGCATCATGTGCGTATTATTCATGGCTCTGAGGCCAACACTAGTTCAGATCGGCGTATTGGCTTAGCCATTCGTTTTATCCCGACAGACTTGAGTCAAGTGAACGGCGTTAAAGATTATGCAACGCTTGTTCGAGGACATGACGAATACAACCATTTTGAACACGAGCCTTGTCCTAAAGTATCTTTAGGTGATTCGGAAATTGCAACGCATACACGGATTGTGGAAGAGTCGTTTAAGTTGTTTTATCAGGGCACCGGTCGAGAGCCTAAGTTTGGTGAGTAA
- a CDS encoding phytanoyl-CoA dioxygenase family protein, translating into MLSDEQISQYHSDGYVIARSLIDDDLLKRLRGVVVEMLNEAQGLLDHNDKFDLEPSHTAKVPNVRRIKTPHKWHPIFWELIQSPKMIACLTRLLGKDVRLHGSKLNLKSAGDGSAVEWHQDWAFYPHSNDHVLAVGLMLDDMTLENGPLLLVPGSHRIEKVWDHHQDGQFCGAISPSVNTDIDFKNAIPCLGQAGDCSFHHVRLVHGSAQNRSQNTRRLMLYECAAADAWPYLRFSDLAEFNSRMIVGSPTVEPRAENVPIRMPFPLAKRQGSIYENQTILVDRFFN; encoded by the coding sequence ATGTTAAGCGACGAACAAATCAGCCAATATCATTCAGACGGATATGTCATCGCCCGCTCCTTGATCGATGACGACTTGCTTAAACGTCTACGTGGCGTGGTGGTTGAGATGCTCAACGAAGCGCAAGGCCTGCTTGACCATAATGATAAGTTCGATTTAGAGCCGTCTCATACTGCAAAAGTACCTAATGTCAGAAGGATTAAAACACCACATAAGTGGCATCCGATTTTCTGGGAGTTAATCCAATCTCCTAAAATGATTGCTTGTTTGACTCGTCTTCTTGGTAAAGACGTGAGACTGCACGGTTCAAAGCTGAACCTCAAATCAGCAGGTGATGGCTCAGCTGTTGAGTGGCATCAAGATTGGGCTTTTTACCCACATTCAAATGATCACGTGCTTGCCGTGGGTCTGATGTTAGATGACATGACGCTGGAGAATGGGCCTTTGCTTTTGGTTCCTGGGAGCCACCGCATTGAAAAAGTGTGGGATCATCATCAGGATGGACAATTTTGTGGGGCGATATCACCCAGTGTGAATACAGATATCGATTTTAAAAATGCAATTCCATGTTTGGGTCAGGCCGGGGATTGTTCTTTTCATCATGTCCGTCTGGTGCATGGGTCTGCCCAGAATCGATCACAAAATACGCGTCGACTTATGTTGTATGAGTGTGCTGCTGCAGATGCGTGGCCTTATCTCAGGTTTTCAGATTTGGCAGAATTTAACAGTCGGATGATCGTAGGGAGCCCAACCGTCGAGCCTCGCGCTGAAAATGTGCCTATTCGCATGCCGTTTCCACTCGCTAAAAGACAGGGTTCGATTTATGAGAACCAGACTATTTTAGTTGATCGTTTCTTTAATTGA
- a CDS encoding fumarylacetoacetate hydrolase family protein encodes MPLKNSLSLAQAAVIVTSQRKSLMPIQALPQRLQPANEAEGYLLQGHVNRLLQRQLGPIVGHKIGCTTPVMQQFLGIPTPCAGEIFSRTVLTGHGRVPRNGFRRIGVECEIVVSISETLSPADYSEANFSPMDVIGSMMVGMEIVDDRYENYKALGVPTLIADNFFNSGCVLGDAVTRWDKLDLNNLSGVTRVNGVVLGEGRGALIMGAPLNALRWFVKCMMSRGLTLKKGQFVMLGSVVETKWLEAGDVAGVAIDSLGSVSLVVE; translated from the coding sequence ATGCCATTGAAAAATTCTCTAAGTTTGGCTCAGGCGGCTGTTATTGTGACGTCACAACGTAAAAGCCTGATGCCGATACAGGCACTGCCGCAACGGTTGCAGCCAGCCAATGAGGCAGAGGGTTATCTGTTGCAAGGGCACGTCAATCGTCTACTTCAGCGGCAACTGGGGCCGATCGTCGGGCATAAGATCGGGTGTACAACTCCCGTGATGCAGCAATTCCTCGGGATTCCAACCCCTTGCGCTGGAGAAATTTTTTCTCGCACAGTTCTGACCGGTCACGGGAGGGTCCCTAGAAATGGCTTCAGAAGAATTGGGGTGGAGTGTGAAATTGTGGTTTCGATTTCTGAAACCCTTTCTCCCGCTGATTATTCTGAGGCAAATTTTTCACCTATGGATGTCATTGGATCCATGATGGTAGGGATGGAAATTGTTGATGATCGGTACGAAAATTACAAGGCTTTAGGGGTGCCGACGTTGATCGCTGATAATTTTTTCAACAGTGGTTGCGTACTCGGGGACGCAGTTACGCGTTGGGATAAATTAGATCTTAATAATTTATCGGGTGTTACCAGAGTTAACGGAGTTGTTTTGGGGGAAGGACGCGGTGCGCTGATTATGGGAGCTCCATTAAATGCGCTTCGTTGGTTCGTGAAATGCATGATGAGTCGTGGTTTGACATTGAAAAAAGGTCAATTTGTCATGCTCGGTAGCGTCGTTGAGACCAAATGGCTGGAGGCGGGAGATGTGGCTGGGGTCGCGATCGACTCACTGGGCTCGGTAAGCCTCGTGGTTGAATAG